In one Amaranthus tricolor cultivar Red isolate AtriRed21 chromosome 8, ASM2621246v1, whole genome shotgun sequence genomic region, the following are encoded:
- the LOC130821575 gene encoding uncharacterized protein LOC130821575 yields the protein MIQLLSSWIIENIDAEIVNRFIDYNTARDLWEGIKNLLNSGHDELQIYDLSSTAATLRQGNSTIETYFGKLSMLWKEIDKRMPNPMTCPQDITAFNNFIQRQRLYQFLTEINENLDKERRDLLHMDHLPTVDVAYATIRREISRRKIITDVSSPGIDPSEFWSRHTKEGCFKLVGYPDWWDDLQKRKAATKAPAHRTGGKANLATVDHPGEITSSYSGMDLKKREAAITKQGTRKRKEERETAVNHTEKGKGNERVTYNPTNLPLNTETPPNLTHILPGPIQDPIHKFSLIIHNYSKWIFYCGATDTMTFDPHDLSSVHSTPRTHVETANGTTIPVHQAGPADISSSLSVKNCLLIPGLSHKLLSVSQLTKELHYTILFTSDGCLVQDTRTGTTLGHGTEQGGLYYVDETVKKGHSLLVHGTLIQQLWTWHRRLGHPSLGYLKRFFSSFHSCNFSLDCETCVLAKSHKHSYSPSFTKTDRPFDLVHSDVWGPAPESNSQGYSYFVLFLDDCTRVSWIYFLKDKSEVFDVFVNFYNMILTQFHTRLKILRSDNGGEYVSHKMKNFILEHGMLHQTTCPDTPQQNGVAERKKPNLT from the exons ATGATTCAATTGTTATCCTCCTGGATTATCGAGAACATTGATGCAGAAATCGTCAATCGATTCATTGATTACAATACTGCTCGAGATTTGTGGGAAGGGATTAAAAATCTCTTAAATAGTGGGCACGATGAACTTCAAATCTATGATTTGAGTTCAACGGCCGCCACCTTAAGGCAAGGAAATAGTACCATTGAAACGTACTTTGGAAAACTTAGTATGTTATGGAAGGAAATTGATAAACGTATGCCCAACCCGATGACTTGCCCTCAAGATATCACTGCATTTAATAACTTTATACAGAGACAAAGGCTATATCAATTTCTTACCGAAATAAACGAGAACCTTGATAAAGAAAGAAGAGACTTACTCCACATGGATCATCTCCCAACAGTAGATGTAGCCTATGCCACCATTAGACGGGAAATCTCACGCCGAAAAATTATAACCGACGTCTCATCACCGGGAATAGATCCCTCAGAGTTTT GGTCACGACATACTAAGGAAGGTTGTTTCAAGCTAGTGGGATACCCCGATTGGTGGGATGACCTACAAAAGAGGAAggccgccaccaaggcaccggcacatcggaccggcggcaaggccAACCTTGCAACTGTAGATCACCCCGGTGAGATCACATCATCATATTCAGGTATGGATTTGAAAAAAAGGGAGGCAGCCATAACTAAACAGGGAACACGCAAAAggaaagaggagagagaaacgGCCGTGAATCACACAGAAAAGGGAAAAGGAAATGAAAGGGTCACTTATAACCCTACTAACCTTCCCTTAAATACTGAGACACCCCCCAACCTTACCCATATATTACCCGGCCCAATCCAAGACCCAATCCATAAATTTAGTCTCATAATTCACAACTATTCCAAATGGATTTTTTATTGTGGTGCTACGGACACTATGACCTTTGACCCACATGATTTATCTTCCGTTCATTCCACTCCTCGTACCCATGTTGAAACTGCAAATGGTACAACTATTCCAGTTCATCAAGCTGGGCCGGCTGATATTTCCTCGTCTCTTAGTgttaaaaattgtttattaattCCCGGTCtatctcataaattattatctGTCAGTCAGCTAACCAAAGAGCTTCATTATACCATTTTATTTACTTCTGATGGTTGTCTTGTGCAGGATACTCGGACGGGGACGACTCTTGGGCATGGTACTGAGCAAGGCGGGCTGTACTATGTGGACGAGACGGTCAAAAAGGGTCATTCACTACTTGTTCACGGGACTCTCATACAACAACTATGGACATGGCATCGACGTTTAGGTCACCCTTCACTAGGTTATTTAAAACGTTTTTTTTCGTCTTTTCATAGTTGTAATTTTTCTTTGGACTGTGAGACTTGTGTTCTAGCtaaaagtcataaacattcATACTCTCCTAGCTTTACTAAAACTGATAGACCTTTTGATTTAGTTCACTCTGATGTATGGGGTCCTGCTCCTGAAAGTAATTCTCAAGGATACTCatactttgttttgtttttggatGACTGTACACGTGTGAGctggatttattttcttaaagaCAAATCTGAAGTCTTTGATGTGTTTGTTAACTTTTACAATATGATTCTCACTCAATTTCATACTCGCCTAAAAATTCTTCGCTCAGACAATGGTGGGGAATATGTTTctcataaaatgaaaaattttattcTTGAACATGGCATGCTTCACCAAACTACTTGCCCTGACACCCCACAGCAAAATGGAGTTGCTGAAAGAAAAAAACCGAACCTTACTTAA